One part of the Arabidopsis thaliana chromosome 1 sequence genome encodes these proteins:
- the FMO1 gene encoding flavin-dependent monooxygenase 1 (flavin-dependent monooxygenase 1 (FMO1); FUNCTIONS IN: NADP or NADPH binding, oxidoreductase activity, monooxygenase activity, FAD binding, flavin-containing monooxygenase activity; INVOLVED IN: in 7 processes; LOCATED IN: endomembrane system, intrinsic to endoplasmic reticulum membrane; EXPRESSED IN: stem, leaf whorl, sepal, root, stamen; EXPRESSED DURING: 4 anthesis; CONTAINS InterPro DOMAIN/s: Dimethylaniline monooxygenase, N-oxide-forming (InterPro:IPR012143), Flavin-containing amine oxidase (InterPro:IPR001613), Flavin-containing monooxygenase-like (InterPro:IPR020946); BEST Arabidopsis thaliana protein match is: Flavin-binding monooxygenase family protein (TAIR:AT5G45180.1); Has 7639 Blast hits to 7432 proteins in 837 species: Archae - 6; Bacteria - 3396; Metazoa - 753; Fungi - 1311; Plants - 833; Viruses - 0; Other Eukaryotes - 1340 (source: NCBI BLink).): MASNYDKLTSSRVAIIGAGVSGLAAAKNLVHHNPTVFEASDSVGGVWRSCTYETTKLQSARVDYEFSDFPWPNNRDDTTFPPYLEILDYLESYAKHFDLLKFMKFGSKVIEVRFIGDGETPQMVDLGAYGNLLPGKPVWEVAVQIGDSGDIQWHAFEFVVVCTGKYGDVPRIPAFPAKKGPEMFQGKVMHSMDYCKLEKEEASTLLSGKKVAVIGFKKSAIDLALESALANQGEGGKACTMVVRTTHWGIPHYWVWGLPFFLFYSSRASQFLHDRPNQSFLRTLFCLLFSLLRAVVSKFIESYVLWKLPLEKYGLKPNHSFEEDYASCQMAIIPENFFEEADKGMIRFKKSSKWWFYEEGIVFEDGTTLEADVVILATGYDGKKKLKAIVPEPFRTWLEFPSGVMPLYRGTIHPLIPNMGFVGYVQSSSNLHTSELRSMWLSRLVDEKFRLPSKEKMLDQFLKEMEVTRNSSRFYKRHCISTFSIQHADDMCNDMGLNPWRKSNFLLEAFSPYGSQDYRLGQEEKEDMTA, translated from the exons ATGGCTTCTAACTATGATAAGCTTACTTCTTCGAGAGTAGCCATCATCGGTGCTGGTGTTAGCGGATTAGCAGCCGCTAAGAACTTAGTTCATCACAACCCGACCGTATTCGAAGCCTCGGATTCAGTCGGAGGTGTTTGGAGGAGCTGCACTTACGAGACGACTAAATTACAATCGGCTCGAGTCGATTACGAGTTCTCCGACTTTCCATGGCCCAATAATAGAGATGACACAACTTTCCCACCTTACCTTGAGATATTAGATTACTTGGAATCTTATGCCAAACATTTTGATCTTCTCAAATTCATGAAGTTTGGCTCTAAGGTCATCGAAGTAAGGTTCATCGGTGATGGCGAAACTCCTCAGATGGTTGACCTTGGTGCTTACGGCAACTTGTTGCCCGGAAAACCTGTATGGGAAGTTGCTGTTCAGATCGGAGATTCTGGAGATATTCAG TGGCATGCATTTGAGTTCGTGGTTGTGTGTACCGGGAAATACGGCGACGTTCCAAGAATACCAGCTTTTCCGGCAAAGAAAGGGCCGGAGATGTTTCAAGGAAAAGTAATGCATTCGATGGATTACTGCAAgttagagaaagaagaagcttctacTCTCCTCAGTGGCAAAAAAGTAGCCGTCATCGGCTTCAAGAAATCCGCCATTGATTTGGCTTTAGAGTCTGCTTTAGCTAATCAAG GGGAAGGAGGAAAAGCTTGCACAATGGTGGTGAGAACAACTCATTGGGGGATCCCACATTATTGGGTGTGGGGCTTACCATTCTTCTTGTTCTACTCTTCGAGAGCTTCTCAGTTCCTCCATGATAGGCCTAACCAAAGCTTCCTTAGAACTCTCTTTTgcctcctcttctctcttctg CGTGCCGTAGTTTCCAAGTTCATCGAATCATATGTTTTATGGAAGCTACCTCTTGAGAAATATGGTCTAAAACCAAACCATTCTTTCGAGGAAGACTATGCTTCTTGTCAAATGGCGATCATACCGGAGAATTTCTTTGAGGAAGCGGATAAAGGGATGATCCGGTTtaagaaatcatcaaaatgGTGGTTTTATGAAGAAGGGATTGTGTTTGAAGATGGGACGACATTAGAAGCTGATGTTGTGATACTTGCTACTGGTTATGATggcaagaagaagctcaaaGCTATTGTTCCTGAACCTTTCCGAACTTGGCTTGAGTTTCCAAGCGGTGTCATGCCTTTATACAG GGGAACAATCCATCCATTGATACCAAACATGGGTTTCGTAGGATACGTCCAAAGCAGCTCGAACTTACACACATCAGAGCTACGTTCAATGTGGCTAAGCCGGCTAGTGGATGAGAAATTCAGATTACCAAGCAAAGAGAAGATGTTGGATCAATTCTTAAAAGAAATGGAAGTGACGAGAAACTCAAGCAGATTCTACAAACGTCATTGCATTTCCACGTTCAGCATCCAACATGCTGATGATATGTGCAACGACATGGGACTCAATCCTTGGCGTAAATCCAACTTCCTCCTTGAAGCTTTTAGTCCTTATGGTTCTCAAGATTACCGACTCggtcaagaagaaaaagaagatatgaCTGCTTAA
- a CDS encoding uncharacterized protein (unknown protein; Has 24 Blast hits to 24 proteins in 11 species: Archae - 0; Bacteria - 0; Metazoa - 0; Fungi - 0; Plants - 24; Viruses - 0; Other Eukaryotes - 0 (source: NCBI BLink).), producing MEGLEKFYSKMVKEAKSAASSSSSSLSDFADNLMQDKRAAAGNLTTTYDAGSGTLVTRPPSGVSVWTCSKLCAVFFVAGVFVGYTLKRRVRRWASKLLRRIKDD from the exons ATGGAGGGTTTGGAGAAGTTTTACAGCAAGATGGTGAAAGAAGCGAAATCggcagcttcttcttcgtcgtcttctctATCTGATTTTGCGGATAATCTGATGCAAGACAAACGAGCCGCCGCCGGCAACTTGACTACTACATACGACGCAGGATCCGGCACTCTGGTAACCAGACCTCCCAG CGGAGTTTCGGTCTGGACGTGTTCAAAGTTGTGCGCTGTTTTCTTTGTCGCTGGAGTGTTTGTGGGTTATACACTTAAGAGACGGGTTCGACGCTGGGCTTCTAAATTACTGAGAAGAATAAAGGATGATTAA
- a CDS encoding TTF-type zinc finger protein with HAT dimerization domain-containing protein (TTF-type zinc finger protein with HAT dimerisation domain; FUNCTIONS IN: protein dimerization activity; INVOLVED IN: biological_process unknown; LOCATED IN: cellular_component unknown; CONTAINS InterPro DOMAIN/s: HAT dimerisation (InterPro:IPR008906), Zinc finger, TTF-type (InterPro:IPR006580); BEST Arabidopsis thaliana protein match is: unknown protein (TAIR:AT4G09660.1); Has 1044 Blast hits to 976 proteins in 53 species: Archae - 0; Bacteria - 0; Metazoa - 607; Fungi - 1; Plants - 428; Viruses - 0; Other Eukaryotes - 8 (source: NCBI BLink).) — protein sequence MYRFLKRKSPPPPDINLNELPSDPAKRKSILSYHPNQRDEVRREYLIRGPCQPRGHKFKQIAIGKVLRRFNPKWFDLYGDWLEYSVEKEKAFCLYCYLFRDQTGNQGGSDSFLSTGFCSWNKADRLDQHVGLDVNSFHNNAKRKCEDLMRQGQSIKHALHKQTDVVKNDYRIWLNASIDVSRHLLHQGLPFRGHDESEESTNKGNFVELLKYTAGQNEVVKKVVLKNAPKNNQMTSPPIQKDIVHCFSKEVTRSIIEEMDNDVFGLLVDESADASDKEQMAVVFRFVDKYGVVKERFIGVIHVQETSSLSLKSAIDSLFAKYGLSLKKLRGQGYDGASNMKGEFNGLRSLILKESSSAYYVHCFAHQLQLVVMAVAKKHVEVGEFFYMISVLLNVVGASCKRKDKIREIHRQKVEEKISNGEIKTGTGLNQELSLQRPGNTRWGSHYKTLLRLEELFSSIVIVLEYIQDEGTDTTKRQQAYGILKYFHTFDFVFYLELMLLVMGLTDSLSKALQRKDQDILNAISLVKTTKCQLQKVRDDGWDAFMAKVSSFSEKNNTGMLKMEEEFVDSRRPRKKTGITNLHHYKVDCFYTVLDMQLQEFNDRFDEVNSELLICMSSLSPIDSFRQFDKSMLVRLTEFYPDDFSFVERRSLDHQLEIYLDNVKNDERFTDLKCLGDLARVMVETRKHLSHPLVYRLLKVSLILPVATATVERCFSAMNFVKTTLRNRIGDMFLSDCLVCFIEKQALNTVTNESVIKRFQDMSERRVHL from the coding sequence atgtatcGGTTTCTGAAAAGAAAATCTCCGCCACCACctgatattaatttaaatgaaTTGCCAAGTGATCCCgcaaagagaaaaagcatTCTAAGTTATCATCCTAATCAAAGAGATGAGGTACGACGTGAATATTTGATTAGGGGACCTTGTCAACCTCGTGGTCATAAGTTTAAACAAATAGCAATTGGAAAGGTGTTACGCCGTTTTAATCCAAAATGGTTTGATTTGTATGGTGATTGGTTGGAGTATAgtgtggagaaagaaaaagctttttGCTTGTATTGTTACTTATTCAGAGATCAAACTGGAAATCAAGGAGGGAGTGATAGCTTTCTATCAACTGGTTTTTGTAGTTGGAATAAGGCTGATAGGTTGGACCAACATGTGGGATTGGATGTGAATAGTTTTCACAataatgcaaaaagaaaatgtgagGATTTGATGAGACAAGGTCAGTCCATCAAGCATGCTCTCCATAAGCAAACCGATGTTGTGAAGAATGATTATCGAATCTGGTTGAATGCTTCCATTGATGTTTCTCGACACTTGTTACATCAAGGATTACCATTTCGTGGTCATGATGAATCAGAAGAGTCAACAAATAAGGGTAATTTTGTAGAGCTTTTGAAGTATACAGCTGGTCAGAATGAAGTTGTAAAGAAAGTTGTGTTGAAAAATGCTCCTAAAAATAACCAGATGACATCTCCACCAATTCAAAAAGATATTGTCCATTGCTTTTCAAAAGAGGTAACTAGATCTATTATTGAAGAAATGGATAATGATGTCTTTGGCTTGCTTGTAGATGAATCGGCTGATGCTTCAGATAAAGAGCAAATGGCAGTAGTTTTTCGCTTCGTTGATAAGTATGGGGTagttaaagaaagatttattGGTGTTATTCATGTGCAAGAgacatcttctttatctctaaAAAGTGctattgattctttgtttgctAAATATGGATTGAGTTTGAAAAAGCTGAGAGGGCAGGGATACGATGGAGCTAGCAACATGAAAGGAGAGTTCAATGGACTGAGAtcattgattttgaaagaaagtAGCTCTGCATATTATGTGCATTGCTTCGCTCATCAACTACAATTGGTTGTCATGGCAGTTGCAAAAAAACATGTTGAAGTTGGagagtttttttatatgatttctGTTTTGCTAAATGTTGTTGGAGCTtcttgcaaaagaaaagataagatCCGGGAAATCCATCGGCAAAAAGTGGAAGAAAAGATTAGCAATGGTGAAATTAAGACAGGAACTGGGTTAAACCAAGAACTTTCCCTTCAAAGACCTGGAAATACTCGTTGGGGTTCACATTATAAGACTTTGTTGCGTCTTGAGGAGTTGTTTTCATCTATAGTTATAGTTCTCGAGTATATCCAGGATGAAGGCACCGACACCACCAAAAGACAACAAGCATATGGTATTCTCAAGTATTTTCACacctttgattttgttttctatctgGAGTTGATGTTGCTTGTTATGGGACTCACTGATAGCTTATCAAAGGCTTTGCAAAGAAAAGATCAAGATATCTTAAATGCTATTTCATTGGTGAAAACTACTAAATGTCAGTTGCAAAAGGTTAGAGACGATGGATGGGATGCTTTTATGGCTAAAGTTAGTTCTTTTAGCGAGAAAAATAACACTGGAATGCTTAAAATGGAGGAAGAATTTGTTGATTCTAGAAGACCAAGGAAAAAGACCGGTATAACCAACTTGCATCACTATAAGGTGGATTGTTTCTACACTGTCTTAGATATGCAACTTCAAGAGTTTAATGACCGCTTTGATGAGGTGAATTCTGAACTACTTATTTGCATGTCATCTTTGAGTCCGATAGATTCTTTTCGTCAGTTTGATAAGTCCATGCTCGTGAGATTGACCGAGTTTTATCCAGATGACTTTAGTTTTGTGGAGCGTAGATCTCTTGATCATCAACTTGAGATCTACCTTGATAATGTGAAAAACGATGAAAGGTTTACAGATTTAAAGTGTCTTGGTGATCTTGCTCGTGTGATGGTAGAGACAAGAAAGCATCTTTCACATCCTTTGGTATATCGTCTTCTAAAGGTATCTTTGATTCTTCCTGTTGCAACGGCAACTGTCGAAAGATGTTTTTCCGCGATGAATTTTGTGAAGACTACATTGCGTAACCGTATCGGTGATATGTTCTTAAGTGATtgtcttgtttgttttattgaaaagcaAGCACTTAACACTGTTACAAACGAATCGGTGATAAAACGATTCCAAGATATGAGTGAACGCAGAGTTCatctttag